Proteins found in one Pieris napi chromosome 6, ilPieNapi1.2, whole genome shotgun sequence genomic segment:
- the LOC125050347 gene encoding vacuolar protein sorting-associated protein 35: MTNQASPVEEQEKLLEEALNVVKVQAFQMKRCLDKSKLMDALKHASTMLGELRTSLLSPKSYYELYMAITDELRHLELYLLEEFQKGRKVADLYELVQYAGNIVPRLYLLITVGLVYIKTNTNLRRDLLKDLVEMCRGVQHPLRGLFLRNYLLQCTRNILPDTTEAENENEGTARDAIDFVLMNFAEMNKLWVRMQHQGHSRDKERRERERSELRILVGTNLVRLSQLESVGVDDYRRLVLPGILEQVVSCRDAIAQEYLMECIIQVFPDEFHLANLQPFLKSCEELQPGVNIKNIIIALIERLAAFSQRNEGNVNLSVVLEDGKEEEVQLFEVFSDQVAAITQSRTDMPSEDMLSLQLALLKLAQRCHPDKLSYVDRVLAHTDRICTDIQQASGKNHIEHNTPVFKELMKILKLPADHYKNILTLIKLQNYAPLINRLNQPGRLMIAVHLITDVIESDTTVSAPEDVDSVLSMVDVLVKDQTAQVEESNEDFVEEQGLMARLIHHFKSDSADQQYQILSAARKALQSGGVKRIQHTFPPIVFHAYRLAYIYKDLKDQDEMWEKKCQKIFQFCYQTIGMLVKAELAELPLRLYLQGALAISEIGFANHETIAYEYLSQAFTLYEDEISDSKAQLAAITLIIATFEQINCFGAENAEPMRNQCALAASKLLKKPDQSRAVALCAHLFWKGAKDGKPWALNAETRALECLKKAAKVAQQCMDGGVQAQLLAELLGRYVLLRERGCEALTTNLIQAIIQKIREELANLDQSEEVEQVTKHFHNTLQHLQSRMECPDPDSLGYEGLQLA; this comes from the exons ATGACGAACCAGGCTTCGCCAGTTGAAGAGCAGGAAAAGCTTCTGGAAGAAGCTTTAAATGTAGTTAAAGTGCAG GCATTTCAAATGAAGAGATGCTTGGACAAATCAAAGTTAATGGATGCTTTAAAGCATGCATCTACAATGTTGGGAGAATTACGTACATCCCTTCTGTCTCCTAAGAGCTACTATGAGCTAT ATATGGCCATAACTGATGAGCTACGGCACCTTGAACTCTACCTTCTAGAAGAGTTCCAAAAAGGGCGTAAAGTAGCTGACTTGTATGAACTGGTTCAATATGCTGGTAACATTGTTCCACGTCTGTATTTGTTGATCACTGTGGGCTTGGTGTATATTAAGACCAATACAAACTTAAGAAGAGATCTCTTAAAG GATCTTGTTGAGATGTGTCGTGGTGTACAGCATCCACTGCGGGGATTGTTCTTGCGCAACTATTTATTACAGTGCACGAGAAACATTCTCCCCGATACAACTGAAGCAGAAAATGAAAATGAGGGAAct gCACGTGACGCTATTGACTTTGTGCTGATGAATTTTGCTGAAATGAACAAGTTGTGGGTGCGAATGCAGCATCAAGGTCACTCaag AGATAAAGAACGGCGCGAGCGTGAAAGATCCGAACTCCGTATATTAGTTGGGACGAATTTGGTTCGTTTGTCGCAATTGGAGTCTGTGGGAGTGGATGACTACAGACGTCTCGTGTTGCCTGGGATTTTGGAACAAGTTGTCAGTTGCAGAGATGCAATAGCCCAGGAATATCTTATGGAGTGCATTATACAG GTATTCCCTGACGAGTTCCATCTGGCGAATCTGCAGCCATTTTTAAAATCCTGTGAAGAACTACAACCCGGAGTCAATATTAAGAACATTATTATTGCTTTAATTGAGCGATTGGCTGCGTTCAGTCAG AGAAACGAAGGCAATGTCAACTTAAGCGTGGTTCTAGAAGATGGGAAAGAAGAGGAGGTGCAATTGTTTGAAGTTTTCTCGGATCAAGTTGCTGCTATCACTCAg AGTCGCACAGACATGCCATCCGAAGACATGCTATCCCTCCAACTGGCTTTACTTAAGTTGGCGCAACGCTGTCACCCAGACAAACTGAGTTACGTGGACCGCGTACTGGCTCACACGGACAGGATCTGCACTGATATTCAGCAGGCGAG CGGCAAAAACCACATAGAACACAACACGCCAGTGTTCAAAGAGCTGATGAAGATTCTGAAGCTCCCGGCAGACCATTACAAGAACATCTTAACATTGATCAAACTCCAGAACTACGCGCCTCTCATCAATCGTCTCAACCAACCTGGAAGGCTGATGATTGCTGTGCATTTAATCACGGATGTTATAGAGAGCGATACTACGGTGTCAGCCCCAGAAGAT gtTGATTCAGTACTCTCAATGGTAGATGTGTTGGTGAAGGATCAAACTGCTCAAGTAGAAGAGAGTAATGAGGACTTTGTGGAAGAACAGGGACTCATGGCCag ACTTATACATCACTTCAAATCGGATTCAGCCGATCAGCAGTATCAAATACTGAGTGCAGCGAGGAAAGCGCTTCAAAGCGGCGGCGTCAAGCGGATTCAGCATACTTTCCCACCTATAGTGTTCCACGCGTACAGACTGGCTTACATCTATAAGGATCTTAAGGATCAG gaTGAGATGTGGGAGAAGAAATGCCAGAAGATCTTCCAATTCTGCTATCAGACCATCGGAATGCTGGTAAAAGCTGAGTTGGCTGAACTGCCTCTaag ATTATACCTGCAAGGAGCACTGGCAATAAGCGAAATAGGTTTCGCAAACCATGAGACGATCGCATACGAATACCTCTCGCAGGCTTTTACCTTATACGAAGACGAGATTTCGGACAGCAAAGCACAGTTGGCCGCTATAACGCTCATTATCGCCACTTTTGAACAGATCAATTGCTTTG GTGCTGAAAACGCTGAACCCATGCGTAATCAGTGTGCATTGGCAGCTAGTAAGTTACTCAAGAAGCCAGATCAGAGTCGCGCTGTTGCGTTATGTGCTCATCTCTTCTGGAAGGGGGCTAAGGACGGGAAACCG TGGGCCCTAAACGCAGAAACGAGAGCTCTAGAATGTCTCAAAAAGGCAGCGAAGGTCGCCCAACAATGTATGGACGGAGGTGTACAGGCGCAACTGTTGGCTGAACTATTGGGAAGATACGTTCTGCTCAGGGAGAGAGGGTGCGAGGCGCTTACCACCAACCTCATACAAgct ATAATTCAAAAGATCCGTGAAGAGTTAGCAAATCTGGACCAGAGTGAAGAAGTGGAACAAGTAACAAAGCACTTTCATAATACCCTTCAGCATCTTCAAAGTCGTATGGAATGCCCAGACCCAGATTCACTTGGTTATGAGGGATTGCAATTAGCCTAA
- the LOC125050209 gene encoding trafficking protein particle complex subunit 12, whose amino-acid sequence MDKPNLSQYFGSSEIPPASQFFDEIGTSPSEMVQSVYLGDSEGAKTATTPQVRASFGQSEEGPTDILPTVSGSTSIPVTSLPDPSTFFDTIGPDPPIGVLKTNTGSAAMITDAMDGLSIKNQPVDKEADRRRDAWIPDEEAKKTLIKAQSSPKGSFFPEREVLTMPGIVLEEELADALQEVAVKYLGVSSAGSRGVVRAEHVSRDEAGLRELLRTGYLRAAVNLTATLITAAGQGPGRMHRPTKHTPRTLQLWLTRFAVMLRIKLVDSLMKEAEPFGDFMKPDMFYQFYPDIYENRTGSLVPFSLRLLIAELPSHVGKPEEAMDKLYIILDVIDNMLTNLNKNKTEDGCGIITEEDKNESTRLWTGRRVRVLHSIVNCAIALKDYRLATNILTKLQQQSTTAQQQRSLSSALCRLQLLAGNVEAAYLHLQHARLTRHHLCPTPDVREYVDLGLIDIAHGKYQDAYNNFAKAGDQEPTNIMVANNIAVCLLYMGRLKEAISVLQKAIQSDPERGLNENLLVNLCTLYELESANTGDKKLHLLRMLCKHKSDTVPNVVEALKLS is encoded by the exons ATGGATAAACCTAATTTAAGCCAGTATTTTGGAAGTTCAGAAATACCACCTGCATCTCAGTTCTTCGATGAAATTGGTACTTCACCATCAGAAATGGTACAAAGCGTATATTTAGGTGATTCAGAAG gcGCAAAAACCGCAACTACACCTCAAGTTAGAGCATCTTTCGGCCAATCTGAAGAAGGCCCTACAGATATATTACCCACTGTAAGTGGATCTACATCGATTCCTGTGACTAGTTTACCAGATCCTTCTACATTTTTTGATACAATTGGCCCAGACCCTCCAATTGGGGTTCTGAAAACTAATACTGGTTCTGCTGCTATGATAACTGATGCAATGGATGGATTAAGCATAAAG AATCAACCAGTAGACAAGGAAGCTGATAGAAGAAGAGATGCATGGATACCAGATGAGGAAGCGAAAAAGACTTTAATAAAG gCACAATCGTCACCAAAAGGCTCTTTCTTTCCCGAAAGAGAAGTTCTCACAATGCCTGGAATTGTATTAGAAGAAGAATTG GCAGATGCCCTTCAGGAAGTGGCAGTGAAGTACCTTGGTGTCAGTTCAGCGGGAAGCCGTGGTGTTGTTAGAGCTGAACATGTAAGTCGAGATGAAGCTGGATTAAGAGAACTACTTAGGACTGGATATTTGAGGGCAGCTGTTAATCTGACTGCTACTTTAATAACTGCTGCGGGACAAG gaCCTGGTAGAATGCACAGACCGACAAAACACACACCACGTACATTACAACTGTGGCTGACAAGGTTTGCAGTGATGTTGAGAATTAAACTTGTAGATTCGTTGATGAAGGAAGCGGAACCGTTTGGTGATTTTATGAAACCGGACATGTTTTATCAG ttTTACCCGGACATATACGAAAATCGCACTGGTTCTCTAGTACCGTTTTCGTTGCGGCTTCTAATTGCGGAGCTGCCAAGTCACGTTGGCAAACCCGAGGAGGCAATGGACAAACTATATATCATTTTGGATGTTATTGATaat ATGTTAACAAATCTAAACAAGAATAAAACGGAAGATGGCTGTGGCATTATAACGGAAGAGGATAAAAATGAATCAACACGTCTTTGGACGGGTCGTCGCGTCAGAGTGCTCCATTCGATTGTTAATTGTGCTATTGCTTTAAAG GACTACAGGTTAGCAACGAACATACTAACAAAGCTCCAACAACAATCGACAACAGCGCAGCAACAACGATCTCTGTCGAGTGCTCTGTGCCGTTTGCAACTTTTGGCGGGAAATGTCGAAGCGgcttatttacatttacaacaCGCCAGGCTGACAAGACATCATTT ATGCCCGACACCTGACGTGCGCGAGTACGTGGACTTGGGTCTTATAGACATCGCGCATGGCAAGTATCAAGATGCATACAATAACTTTGCCAAAGCTGGCGATCAAGAACCAACTAACATAATG GTAGCAAACAACATAGCAGTTTGCCTTCTCTATATGGGTCGGCTTAAAGAGGCCATATCAGTTTTGCAAAAGGCCATACAATCAGACCCAGAACGCGGCTTAAATGAGAACCTCTTAGTCAATTTATGTACGTTATACGAATTGGAATCGGCCAATACGGGCGATaagaaattacatttattacgaATGCTATGCAAACATAAAAGTGATACTGTACCAAATGTTGTTGAAGCGTTGAAATTGTCATAA